The sequence GAAACGGGATTATTTGCAGCAGATATGAAAGTCAGTCTGGTAAACGATGGCCCAGTGACTTTCTGGTTACAAGTCTAGGGGCAGGATATTGCTTGGGCTTACGACATGGATTGAGGGTTATGTCATAGATTTTATTGATAATTATAAAGAGAGAATGTGCCTATGTACCACTTGCGTGTGCCCATAACAGAACAAGAACTCAAAGATTATTATCAATTCCGTTGGGAGATGTTACGCAAGCCACTGCACCAACCGGTGGGTTCAGAAAAAGACGCCTACGATGCTATGGCACATCACCAGATGGTGGTGGATGAGCAGGGCAAGCCCGTCGCCATTGGTCGGCTGTATATCAATGCTGATAATGAGGCCGCTATTCGCTTTCTGGCCGTTGCCCCCTCAGTCCGTGATAAGGGGCTAGGAACACTGGTGGCGATGACCTTAGAGTCGGTGGCGCGTCAGGAGGGGGTGAAGCGGGTCGTCTGTAGCGCCCGTGAAGATGCGGTCGATTTCTTTGCCAAACTGGGCTTTGTCAGCCAGGGGGAGATAACCGCGCCGCAAACGACACCAGTACGCCACTTTTTGATGATAAAACCCGTCGCCACCATGGATGACATTTTACATCGCCCCGATTGGTGTGGTCAGTTGCAGCAAGCTTGGTACGACCATATCCCGCTCAGTGAAAAAATGGGGGTGCGCATCAGCCAATATACCGGTCAGCGTTTTGTCACCACGATGCCGGAGGCGGGCAACCAAAACCCGCACCACACCTTATTCGCGGGTAGTCTGTTCTCGCTGGCGACCCTGACGGGCTGGGGGCTGATTTGGTTATTGTTGCGCGAACGTCATTTAGGCGGCACCATTATTCTCGTCGATGCACACATTCGCTACAGTGCGCCGGTGACCGGCAGGCCAAGAGCGGTTGCTGAACTAAGTTCATTAAGTGGCGATCTGGATCGTCTGGCCCGAGGCCGCCGCGCCAGAGTGCAGTTAGACGTCAAATTATTTGGCGATGAAGATGTAGGTTCTGTCTTTTCAGGCACTTATATGGTGCTACCTGTTGCCGCCGGAGATGACGCCGTCCGCTAAACATCACCCTTAAGCCGCCCGTCCAATTGATAGCAGATTAACGGGCATCTTTTTACCTCACCACCTTATTCGCCCCGCTTTCCTGTGACCGCCCGCACTATTTCACCGAATTGTTTGCCGAGACATGTGCAATATTAAATATATAACTTACAGTTATATATTGATGGATCTGATTTTTTCGCCATAACAGGCAGGGGGAACACCGCCTATTTGATGTGCAGAGCACACGCCAATGCATTAAATTTTGTTGATATTATTGAATAAAAACCACTGAAGCACTCATCTTTCCCCATACTCTAATCACAGCAATCACCTCCAGATGGTTCGATCTTATTTCTCCATCCTTGGTGTCAAGGAGGGAGTCATGCCAGTATTTGAGGGTAATTCATCAATTAATGTTATTGGTTCGTCCCCGGCATTTAATCAGCTTTTACGTTTGGTTGAGCGGGTTGCGCCATCGCAACAAAGTTTACTGATTTGCGGCCCCACCGGGTGCGGCAAAGAGGTGATTGCCCAATTGGTTCATCAGCGCAGTAAGAATCCCTTGGCCCCCTTTATTGATCTTAACTGTGGCGCGATCCCTGAGCATTTGGTTGAGGCGGAGCTATTTGGCCATGTCAAAGGCGCATTTACCGGGGCATCCGGTGATCGGCGCGGTCATTTGGAAATGGTCGGCAGTGGCACCCTATTTTTAGATGAAATCGGTGAAATGCCCTTATCGGTGCAACCTAAGCTGCTGCGGGCATTAGAAACCCGCACATTTCGTCCGATTGGCAGCAGTGATGTGCGCCATTTTAAGGGGCGAGTGGTGGCGGCGACCCACCGGAACCTGCTGACTCAAGTCAAAAGCGGCGTTTTCAGGGAGGATCTCTACTACCGCTTAGGGGTCATCACACTGGATATTCCCGCCCTTAGTCAGCGCAGGGAGGATATCCCCGCCTTAATTGAACATTTCGCCTCACTGCAAACTCACCGATTAGTCTTCAACGCCCACGCGATGTCCCACCTACAGCAGTACCCCTGGCCGGGCAATGTGCGGGAGTTGCGCAATTTAGTCGACAGATTAGCGGCACTATCGGATACCCACTTAATTACTCGCGAGGTGCTGGACACCTTTATGCCAACCGCGCAGCTTGAGGTGAAAGTGTCATCGGATCTGCTGGCTGACGCCATGTTGGCACTACCGGGGGGCGATAAGTTGGTGGTGGTGGAACAGCTGTTGATTGAGCGAGCACTCCAGCGGACGACGGGCAATAAAACGGCAGCAGCCCAATTGCTGGGTATCAGCCGCAAATCGGTGGAGCGGCGCATTCAGGGCCGGATGGATAAGCGGCCCATAGCGCTACAGCATTTGCAGGAGGGAATGCGGCTGATGCAGTGCTCGGCCTACCACGAAGCTATTGCTGATCTGCAAAAAGGATTACAACTGCTGGTGGGGATCACTTTAGATGAGGAGGTCCGGCAGCTTCACTACAACCTCTATCGCCAACTCAGTCTCAGCTATCAAATATTGCATGGTTGGTTAAGTCATGATGCCCTGAAATATCATAATGATGCGATCACTCTGGGTAAGAAAACCGGCGATGAGTCGGAGCTGGCCGAACTATGTTTCTGGCGCTGGTCAGCACAGTTAATGCTCCTTGATTTACCGCAGGTTCGCACCCTGGCTCAGGAGTTACTGCAACGCGGGCAGACAGAAAAAACCGCGCAGATATGGCGTGAAGCCCATATCGCACTGGCCAGCACCCTGTTTTGGCTGGGGGATAATCAGGAAGTTTTAACCTGCTTATTACGCAGCAAATTGCTGAGTATGCCTTGCGAATATAGTGATCAACAGGGTTTGGATTTAGTCGGCATGGCGCTGACCTTGGAGGGGCTGGCGCTCTTGCAACTGGGCAAATTCAAGCGGGCCAGAGAGATCGCCAAAAAATTGGAATTACGCGCCGCTGATGAAAACATTATTGCTTTTCATCGTGTTATCTCACTACGAGGGGCGGCATGGCTGGCCTGCCTATTCGAGGAGAGTGACAGTTTGGGGCGATTGACCCACGGGTTAGAAACAGTGACGCAGCAATATGGTTTTGCGTTTTATCAGGGGCTGGGGAAGTTGCTGAAAGGCTGTCATCTACTGATGCAGCATGATTATGCGCAGGCGGAGCAGCATATGCTTGATGGCGATGAAACCGACCTATTTTGTCAGGGCGGCAAGCTATTTCACTCTTTTCAAGCATGGAAACGTGGCGAATTATTACTGCTATCTGGGCGACCACAACAGTGCGATGCCCTAATTTCATCGGCGCTGGAACTCGCCTTCAAGCACCAAGAGCGGGCCTATATCAGCGAATTAATGATTGTTAAAGCCCGCGCCAGAGGAGCACTGCATGACCTTATTGGTGCGGAACAAGGTTTTCGTTGTGCCATTGCGACCGCACAAACATTGGGGGTTATTCCTGCCCAACTGGTTGCGACTCACGAACTGGCCAACTTATTAGCCCAAACGCGGCGAAAACCAGAAGCTATTACCCTGCTGTCCAACATGCTGAAAAGCATCGATCCTCATGAGGCTCCCCCTTTTGTTAGCCGAGCGACTCAACTGCTAGCTGAGTGGCTTCAACCGGAATGAGCCGGCATCAGCGCCGATGGTCATTTTCGGCCAATGCTCTTTTTTCTCTGGACGGAATCGTCCATGTTTGTGAGTTTTTAGCGCACAAAAATTAAATTAATAGTTATAAATCAACTGGTTAATTGGTTGGCACGCAGGTTGCAATTTCTACTGTGGGTAGAGTATCAGATGTACTACCTAATGATGTTTCTCTCTTATCTATTAAGGAACACAATATGAGTACTCTCTATACAATTAACGTAATCAATAACAGCCCAACAGCGCAGGACTTCTTCTTCTTCCAAAAACCGGCGATTTATACCGGTGGCGCTAAAGTCTACTCCAACAGTATCTACCAGGAAGTGTTGCAGCCCTATGCGAACTCCGGTTCCGTGCTGACCTTTGAGTGCTTAATGCAGTTCTATGCTGGCGCACAAACTCAGTTACCGAATTTGAGTGTCGGGCAAGACTCGGGATTCATCACCTCCAGTCAGGCGGTCGATTTAACCTCGGCAACCGCAGGAGTGCAAACGGCCAACACCACATTACTTTCCGTTGATCCCTCCCTAGGTCTATCACCTGCTAGCTATACCGAGGGTGTCCAGCCCGGCGCCTATCGCATTATCACACCCGCGTTCAATCCGATTACGGAAGTATTGAATGCGGGGTTAGCGGTGCAAAGCGCGAGTGGTGGCACGGTTTTATCGAGCTTTATCAATGCGGAACCGAGTAAAAACATCGATTGCCAGCCGGTGCTGAGCTTCTATGTCCAAACCGGGACTTACCAGCCGGGGACGGTGATTAATTTCTCCACCTCGTCAGTCGGTTCTGCAATATGCGATACCACTCAAGGGGTTACCGCGTTTAACGTGACCTACAACCCGCAAGGCACCTGGACGGTAACGTCGGCTTGATAAAAGCAGATCTGCACGGCAGCTTGATCAACTCGCCGTGCCTCTTACGACAACTCATTTCTATTATCCCGTTTTTATGAGGAGGCACTATGCCTAATCTGACAACCAGCATTCCACTCAATCTATTGCTAGGCCAACTTGCTGATCCTGTGGGCCAATTGACTCAACCACCTTTTAGTAACGAGTGTGGTGCCTATGCCCTAACGGCCACATTGGCTGCCTTTGCGGACTGGCCGGAAAGTACCATTATCACCTATCTGGAAAACACGAATGTGATTTACCAAGTTGATGATTTTGTTACGGCTAAGACCAAAATCTATGGCCTGACGGGCATACTAAACCCTGATGGTGGGGCAAATGTTGCTAATGAGGGATATAACTCTCCGGCAGCCATGGCCGCCGTGGCCATGGATTTCACCCGCACGGCATCGGTGAGTATCACTACTGCGGGCTTATTTGCCTTAGGTATGCTGTACCCTCATGAACAGGTCGCTTGTGAGGCAGTTGTTGGTCAGCAAAATGTACATACGGATGCTGATTATACCGATCCCAACGTCGGACAAGTTCAGTTAATTTGTGTGGCCTCTGGCCCGCAAGCGCTTCATATGCTTGCCCGTGGTTCCGACGGGCTTTATTACGACCCCGCCACTGGCATTCGTAATAACGACTGGGGCAATCCAACGTTAGCGGAATTTCAGCAACAAAGTGGTTATGAGTTTGCCGGTTTATGGTTAACCATCAGTGAGTGAGTAAGCATGGTAAAATAGTGAACCGATAAACAGCGCCCGCATGGTTGCTTATCGGTTCACCCGCAACTTATGTTTTTCCCTATCCCATCATTACGCCATAAGTTTCAATTCGCCTTTCTTAAAAGTCGCTATAATTAACATTCCAGTCATAGGATTGCTAAAAAATATATATCATTAAAAAGCGATATTTTATTATCTGATATTCCTGCTTAGTAGTTTTTAGTGTAACTAGAGTATGAATTGCACTGGACGAAAACCGATAATAGATATTTAATGATTTCGAATCTGCTGTTAATTATCATGTGATGACAGAACAGGGTGTTATTATTTATCTGCTTAGTATTTTACATCTAGAATTAATTAAAAACCATCATTTGATAATTTAATAACAGATTAAACAAAAGTAATTAATTAAATTCCATTAGCACTATTTGGAGTGAATTAAAATGAACAAAGACTGGCATAAACAAGACATTTTAGCTGCAATCAGAAAAGAGAAAGGTTCACTTGCCGAGTTATCAAGAGAACATGGGCTATCCCCCTGCACACTCTCTAATGCGCTCATGCGTCCTTGGCCAAAAGGTGAAATGATTATTGCCAATGCCATTGGTATATCACCTCAAGAGATATGGCCCAGCCGATTTATCGATTATAGAGGACATAAAATTATCAGAAGGATAAGAAAAAACTAAACGTTAGAGGAGTATCTCATGAGGGAAATATTAGAGCAGTCTCTTAATATGTTAATCCGATTTTGGGAGAATAGTAGTGACCCTTGGCGTGTAAAAAAGAATCAACCCAGGTTTATTTATGCAAATCCCAGATCCAACAAAGCCATTAACTTACCTGCTAAATATAATGTAGAAGGTCTGTTAGATGATGAAATACCCTCATTGGTATAAATACAGTTAATCATAAAGGGAGAAATATAATGGAAAAAGAATTATTCGACTCACTTGAAATGTTAATAAGATTTTGGGATCAAAGTGCAGAGCCATGGAGTGTAAAAGATAATTGCTCAAGATATGTTTATGCAAATCCTAGGTTTAATCAGTTCTTATACCTACCTGATGAATATTGTGTCGAAGGGCGACTTGATAGTGAACTCCCGACACCAATAGCAGAGTTTTCCGCTGAATTTGAACGGCAAGATCGGCAGGCAGAAAAATTACAGGATCGGATTACATCAATTGAAATCCACTTACTTGATGGTT comes from Yersinia bercovieri ATCC 43970 and encodes:
- a CDS encoding helix-turn-helix domain-containing protein codes for the protein MNKDWHKQDILAAIRKEKGSLAELSREHGLSPCTLSNALMRPWPKGEMIIANAIGISPQEIWPSRFIDYRGHKIIRRIRKN
- the fabY gene encoding fatty acid biosynthesis protein FabY, producing MYHLRVPITEQELKDYYQFRWEMLRKPLHQPVGSEKDAYDAMAHHQMVVDEQGKPVAIGRLYINADNEAAIRFLAVAPSVRDKGLGTLVAMTLESVARQEGVKRVVCSAREDAVDFFAKLGFVSQGEITAPQTTPVRHFLMIKPVATMDDILHRPDWCGQLQQAWYDHIPLSEKMGVRISQYTGQRFVTTMPEAGNQNPHHTLFAGSLFSLATLTGWGLIWLLLRERHLGGTIILVDAHIRYSAPVTGRPRAVAELSSLSGDLDRLARGRRARVQLDVKLFGDEDVGSVFSGTYMVLPVAAGDDAVR
- a CDS encoding sigma-54-dependent transcriptional regulator gives rise to the protein MPVFEGNSSINVIGSSPAFNQLLRLVERVAPSQQSLLICGPTGCGKEVIAQLVHQRSKNPLAPFIDLNCGAIPEHLVEAELFGHVKGAFTGASGDRRGHLEMVGSGTLFLDEIGEMPLSVQPKLLRALETRTFRPIGSSDVRHFKGRVVAATHRNLLTQVKSGVFREDLYYRLGVITLDIPALSQRREDIPALIEHFASLQTHRLVFNAHAMSHLQQYPWPGNVRELRNLVDRLAALSDTHLITREVLDTFMPTAQLEVKVSSDLLADAMLALPGGDKLVVVEQLLIERALQRTTGNKTAAAQLLGISRKSVERRIQGRMDKRPIALQHLQEGMRLMQCSAYHEAIADLQKGLQLLVGITLDEEVRQLHYNLYRQLSLSYQILHGWLSHDALKYHNDAITLGKKTGDESELAELCFWRWSAQLMLLDLPQVRTLAQELLQRGQTEKTAQIWREAHIALASTLFWLGDNQEVLTCLLRSKLLSMPCEYSDQQGLDLVGMALTLEGLALLQLGKFKRAREIAKKLELRAADENIIAFHRVISLRGAAWLACLFEESDSLGRLTHGLETVTQQYGFAFYQGLGKLLKGCHLLMQHDYAQAEQHMLDGDETDLFCQGGKLFHSFQAWKRGELLLLSGRPQQCDALISSALELAFKHQERAYISELMIVKARARGALHDLIGAEQGFRCAIATAQTLGVIPAQLVATHELANLLAQTRRKPEAITLLSNMLKSIDPHEAPPFVSRATQLLAEWLQPE